The Cetobacterium sp. 8H DNA window ATTATGAAAAATTTCAGATAATTTAATTAAGCTTGAATCATATGTCACTGTTGCTTTTTCTGTTGCTAGATTAACATTGATTGAATCAACACCCTTCATTTCAGAAACAACTTTCTCAACTTTAGCAACACAACTTTGACAACTTAGTCCCTTAATTAAAAATGTTACTGTTTTTAAATCTTTAATCTCATCAACACCATAACCTAACACAGTTATTTTATTTTTAAAACTATCTTCAGATATAATTTTTTCATCGAAATTTACAAATAATTCTTCTGTTGCTAAATTTACCCGTGCTTCATTAATCCCTTCAGTAGAGTTTAATATTTTTTCAATAAGTGCTACACAACTTTGACAAGTTACATTTCCTAATTTATATTTTTTATTCATTTTACACCTCCAACTATATAGGGTACACCCCTATGGCATAATATATCATAAATAAATAAAAAAATCTACTTAAAAAAAGTAGATTTTTTATTTCTCCAATTCAACAGTAACTTTAAGTCTTTTTAGGCCTGTTTGAATAGCTTTTATTTTGAATTTACTGATCCCTTTTATTTCTAAAAGTTCTTCTGTTGAAGCCTCTTGAATTTTCGAAAGATTTCCATAGGTATTAACTATTTTATCTATATCCCTTTTCGTAAGCTTTGTAATTTTATCTAAAATTCTATACCCTTTAGGTGTTACTCTATTTCCTAAAGCAGAATATGTTTTTCCATAATCCAAAATAGATGATAATTTTTCTAATTCTTTCAATTCATCATCTGTTAATTTCGATAGTCTATCAGTTATTTCATCCATATCAAAATTAGAGTTTACATCATTCCAGTAATCTTTTAAGAAGTCCTCTTTTTCATTTTCAATATCTTGAATTAAATCGTTTAAATGAAGTTTTACCAATCTTCCATCAACACCTAGTTCAGTCATATAAGTACTCATCTCTTGGAATATTCTTGTGACTTTTTCAAATCTCTGTAAAACTACTGTTACCTCATATAAAGTTACTAGATCATCTAGCTCTAATATCGTTAGATTTCCTAAAGCTCTATCTAGTACAAAACGATAACGTTCTAAAGTGTTTAATCCTTGTGAAGCTTCTCCCATAAGATCTGGTGTACTTCTCAATCTATGCTTCATTTCACCTTTATATATTGTTACTACTTTTTTTCTTTCAGATATAGCTATGACAAGTTTATCTGTTTGTTTTGCTACTCTTTGAGCTGTTCTGTGTCTTGTCCCACTCTCGTTTGTTGAAAATCTCATACTCGGTTGAAGATGTACATTCGCTGAATGGATTCTAGTTATATCAGAATCAATTATTATTGCTCCATCCATCTTACATAATTCAAATAATTTTTCAGGAGTATATTCACAATTAATTTCAAATCCCCCATCCATTATCTTTTGAACTTCTGAATCTAGTCCGACAACTATTAAAGCTCCCATCTCTCCATCTAAAACATTGTATATCCCCTCTCTCAACTTTGTCCCTGGAGCCAAAAGAGAAAGGATATCTAAGAATTGTGTATTATTCATCTTTACTCATCCTTTCTAAAAATTCTTCTAAATTTTTTAAATATATTATTTTCAGTTTATAACTGTTTTTTTCAATCTCTTTTCTGTTGGCTTCAGGAACATAAACACCTTTAAATCCAAGCTTTTCAAGCTCTCTTAATCTTCTATCTACAAAAAAGGCTTTTCTTATCTCTCCCCTCAGTCCAAGTTCACCGATAGCTGCTATCTTTTGACTTATAGCAACATTCTTATACAAGGAAACTATCGATATGAGTGCTCCTAAATCTGCTGCTGGGTCATTGATTGATAAACCACCTGGGATATTTATAAATAAATCTTTCATCCCCAAATGAAGTCCCATTCTTTTTTCAGCAATAGCAGTTAATATTTGCATTCTATTTCTATCAAATCCCTGAACAATTCTTTTCGGTATCCCTATTGTACAGTCTGTCAAAAGTGTTTGTATCTCTAATAGAAAAACTTTGGTTCCTTCTAAAACAGGTACAACCATACTTCCTATATTTTTTTCATCTCTTTCACTTAAAAAAAACTCAGACGAATTTTTAACTTCATGAATCCCCGTATCCTCCATGCTAAATACCGCTAATTCATTTGTTGAACCAAATCTATTTTTTAAACTTCTCAAAATTCTATAAAATAACCCCTCTTCACCTTCAAAATGAAAAACAGCATCAACCATGTGCTCTAAAAGTTTTGGCCCTGCAACTTTCCCATCTTTTGTAATATGACCAACTATAAAAAATGAAACTTCATTTTTCTTAGCCAATTCAATAATTTTTAAAGTGCACTCTCTTATTTGAGTTGGAGTTCCTGGAATTGAATCCACTTCTGAATTATAAAGTGTTTGAATTGAATCTACAATAACTATTTTGGGTTTTCTTGTTATTACATATTCATATATGCCTTGAATATCAGTTTCTGACATAAGATAAAGATCTTTTGAATCTATTCCTAATCTTTCACCTCTAGACTTTATTTGAGCAGGTGATTCCTCTCCAGAGACGTATAAAACATCCCCATAAACAGTATACTCTTTAGCTGTCTGTAAAAGAAGTGTAGATTTTCCAATCCCAGGACTTCCTGTTATTAAAACAACCTCACCTTTTACCAATCCTCCACCTAAAAGCCTATCAAATTCCGATATCGTAGTTTTGTATCTAAAGTTTTTTTCTAATTGAACATTAGCAAAAGAGACAACCTTTTCCTGAAGATTTACCATTGAAGTCGATGATGACTTTATTGATTTTGCTGAACTTGCAGGAATCTCTATCTCTTCTTCAAAAGTTCCCCACTCACCACAATTATCACACTTACCCATCCACTTTATTGTCTTATATCCACATTCTCCACAAACGTAAAAACTCTTTGCCTTGGCCATTTAGTTACTCCTTAACTTTATGTCTAACTTTTTCAATTATATAATCATCTAAATAGTTATCTAACTTACCATTGTAAATTGCTAGCTCTCTAACTATACTCGAACTAACATATAAAAAT harbors:
- the disA gene encoding DNA integrity scanning diadenylate cyclase DisA — translated: MNNTQFLDILSLLAPGTKLREGIYNVLDGEMGALIVVGLDSEVQKIMDGGFEINCEYTPEKLFELCKMDGAIIIDSDITRIHSANVHLQPSMRFSTNESGTRHRTAQRVAKQTDKLVIAISERKKVVTIYKGEMKHRLRSTPDLMGEASQGLNTLERYRFVLDRALGNLTILELDDLVTLYEVTVVLQRFEKVTRIFQEMSTYMTELGVDGRLVKLHLNDLIQDIENEKEDFLKDYWNDVNSNFDMDEITDRLSKLTDDELKELEKLSSILDYGKTYSALGNRVTPKGYRILDKITKLTKRDIDKIVNTYGNLSKIQEASTEELLEIKGISKFKIKAIQTGLKRLKVTVELEK
- the radA gene encoding DNA repair protein RadA, translating into MAKAKSFYVCGECGYKTIKWMGKCDNCGEWGTFEEEIEIPASSAKSIKSSSTSMVNLQEKVVSFANVQLEKNFRYKTTISEFDRLLGGGLVKGEVVLITGSPGIGKSTLLLQTAKEYTVYGDVLYVSGEESPAQIKSRGERLGIDSKDLYLMSETDIQGIYEYVITRKPKIVIVDSIQTLYNSEVDSIPGTPTQIRECTLKIIELAKKNEVSFFIVGHITKDGKVAGPKLLEHMVDAVFHFEGEEGLFYRILRSLKNRFGSTNELAVFSMEDTGIHEVKNSSEFFLSERDEKNIGSMVVPVLEGTKVFLLEIQTLLTDCTIGIPKRIVQGFDRNRMQILTAIAEKRMGLHLGMKDLFINIPGGLSINDPAADLGALISIVSLYKNVAISQKIAAIGELGLRGEIRKAFFVDRRLRELEKLGFKGVYVPEANRKEIEKNSYKLKIIYLKNLEEFLERMSKDE